One genomic segment of Natrononativus amylolyticus includes these proteins:
- a CDS encoding 2-oxoacid:acceptor oxidoreductase subunit alpha, which translates to MSDDELIWRIAGGSGDGIDSTSQNFAKALMRSGLDVFTHRHYPSRIRGGHTYVEIRAAGHEVQSRGDGYNFLLALGDSFARNPKEEAYYGNEEIKPLSENLDELREGGIIVYDEGLLGEEDVAELDLEERAEENDWHVFPLDLRSLAKEHGREVMRNTAGVGATAALLEMDLAHIEDLMEDAMSGDVLEANLDILHEAHDTVAEEYDFEHDLRVPTGEHDDEQALLSGSNAIAYGALDAGCRFIAGYPMTPWTDVFTIMSQNLPEIGGISEQVEDEIAAAALAVGASHAGAKAMSGSSGGGFALMSEPLGLAEMTETPIVLLESMRAGPSTGMPTKPEQGDLEFTLYTSQGDSSRVVFAPGNVEEAYEQTRLAFHIAYEYQIPSIIIYDQKLSGENTNVDVSFFDREPAPDLGSTLTEEELAEAAHDASGKFHRFQHEPDGDNHVSPRSLPGQQGGRYLATGNEHTPAGHISEDPDNRVFQMERRIQKLESIREELDDEHESNQTYFGDETADFGIITWGSSQGVVVEAVERLNEQGHAVKGIGVSDMMPFPESEMVEFIESVDQAMVVEMNATAQFRGLIQKELGRYGDKLTSLLKYNGNPFEPAEIVEGYELNVNGSDEEPSAQVRIEPAAGD; encoded by the coding sequence ATGAGCGACGATGAACTTATCTGGCGAATCGCAGGCGGTTCCGGAGACGGGATCGACTCGACGAGCCAGAACTTCGCGAAAGCGCTGATGCGCTCGGGGCTGGACGTCTTTACTCACCGCCACTATCCGTCACGGATTCGCGGCGGCCACACCTACGTCGAGATCCGCGCAGCAGGGCACGAGGTACAGTCACGGGGCGACGGCTACAACTTCCTCCTCGCGCTGGGCGATTCCTTCGCCCGGAACCCGAAGGAAGAAGCCTACTACGGCAACGAGGAGATCAAGCCGCTCTCGGAGAACTTAGACGAACTCCGCGAGGGCGGCATCATCGTCTACGACGAGGGGCTGCTCGGCGAGGAGGACGTCGCAGAGCTCGACCTCGAGGAGCGCGCCGAGGAGAACGACTGGCACGTCTTCCCGCTCGACCTGCGCTCGCTCGCCAAAGAACACGGCCGCGAGGTCATGCGCAACACCGCGGGCGTGGGCGCGACCGCGGCGCTGCTCGAGATGGACCTCGCTCACATCGAGGATCTGATGGAAGACGCCATGTCCGGGGACGTCCTCGAGGCGAACCTGGACATCCTTCACGAGGCCCACGACACGGTCGCCGAGGAGTACGACTTCGAGCACGACCTGCGCGTGCCGACGGGCGAACACGACGACGAGCAGGCGCTGCTGTCGGGGTCGAACGCGATCGCCTACGGCGCCCTCGACGCCGGCTGTCGCTTCATCGCCGGCTACCCGATGACCCCGTGGACCGACGTGTTCACGATCATGTCCCAGAACCTGCCCGAGATCGGCGGAATCTCCGAGCAGGTCGAGGACGAGATCGCTGCGGCCGCGCTCGCGGTGGGTGCGAGCCACGCCGGCGCGAAGGCCATGTCCGGCTCCTCCGGCGGCGGTTTCGCGCTGATGAGCGAACCGCTCGGTCTGGCGGAGATGACCGAGACGCCGATCGTGTTGCTCGAGTCGATGCGCGCCGGTCCCTCGACGGGGATGCCGACGAAACCCGAGCAGGGCGACCTCGAGTTCACCCTCTACACGAGCCAGGGCGACTCCTCGCGGGTCGTCTTCGCGCCGGGGAACGTCGAGGAGGCCTACGAGCAGACCCGACTGGCGTTCCACATCGCCTACGAGTACCAGATCCCCTCGATCATCATATACGACCAGAAGCTCTCCGGCGAGAACACGAACGTCGACGTAAGCTTCTTCGACCGCGAGCCCGCGCCGGATCTGGGCTCGACCCTGACTGAAGAGGAGCTCGCGGAGGCCGCCCACGACGCCTCCGGGAAGTTCCACCGCTTCCAGCACGAGCCCGACGGCGACAACCACGTCAGCCCGCGCTCGCTGCCGGGTCAGCAGGGCGGTCGCTACCTCGCGACGGGTAACGAACACACCCCCGCCGGCCACATCAGCGAGGACCCCGACAACCGGGTCTTCCAGATGGAACGGCGGATCCAGAAGCTCGAGTCGATCCGCGAGGAACTCGACGACGAACACGAGTCGAACCAGACCTACTTCGGCGACGAGACGGCCGACTTCGGCATCATCACCTGGGGCTCCTCTCAGGGTGTCGTCGTCGAGGCCGTCGAGCGCCTGAACGAGCAAGGACACGCGGTAAAGGGCATCGGCGTCTCCGACATGATGCCGTTCCCCGAGAGCGAGATGGTCGAGTTCATCGAGAGCGTCGACCAGGCGATGGTCGTCGAGATGAACGCCACCGCCCAGTTCCGCGGCCTGATCCAGAAGGAACTCGGTCGCTACGGCGACAAGCTCACGAGTCTGCTCAAGTACAACGGCAACCCGTTCGAACCGGCGGAGATCGTCGAGGGCTACGAACTGAACGTCAACGGCTCGGACGAGGAACCGAGCGCACAGGTTCGCATCGAACCCGCAGCAGGTGACTAA
- the aroC gene encoding chorismate synthase — MNGNRFGRLFQVTTFGESHGEAMGCTVSGCPAGLELTEDDIQADLDRRKPGQSMITTSRGEPDSVSIKSGVQDGYTTGTPIGMVIENKDARSGKYEPFITAPRPSHGDFTYSAKFGTRNWGGGGRSSARETVNWVAAGAIAKKLLALQGVDLKAHVNQIGDVCAPEVSFEEILEYSEENDVRCAHPDTAERMQELIAEYQEEGDSIGGSIYFEARGVPVGLGAPRFDSLSARLGQAMMAVPATTAFEFGLGREAAEWTGKERNDDWEFGPDGEPKPVENDHGGIQGGISSGEPIYGEVTLHAPTSIPKEQQTVDWETGEVVDDAQVIGRHDPVLPPRGVPVVEAMLALTLVDFTLLSGRLNPDRVDGNPGEYDTDYHPSNPANE, encoded by the coding sequence ATGAACGGCAACCGCTTCGGTCGCCTCTTCCAGGTGACCACGTTCGGCGAGAGCCACGGCGAGGCGATGGGCTGTACCGTCTCGGGGTGTCCCGCCGGTCTCGAGCTCACGGAAGACGATATCCAGGCCGATCTCGACCGGCGCAAGCCCGGCCAGTCGATGATCACGACCAGCCGCGGCGAGCCGGACTCGGTCTCGATCAAGTCCGGCGTCCAGGACGGCTACACGACGGGAACGCCGATCGGAATGGTCATCGAGAACAAGGACGCCCGCTCGGGCAAGTACGAACCCTTCATCACCGCGCCGCGGCCGAGCCACGGCGACTTCACCTACTCCGCGAAGTTCGGCACACGAAACTGGGGCGGCGGCGGCCGCTCGTCGGCCCGCGAGACGGTCAACTGGGTCGCTGCGGGGGCCATCGCGAAGAAGTTGCTCGCCCTCCAGGGCGTCGACCTCAAAGCGCACGTCAACCAGATCGGCGACGTCTGCGCCCCCGAGGTGAGCTTCGAGGAGATACTCGAGTACAGCGAGGAGAACGACGTCCGGTGTGCCCACCCCGACACCGCCGAGCGGATGCAGGAGCTGATCGCGGAGTACCAGGAGGAAGGTGACTCCATCGGCGGCAGCATCTACTTCGAGGCCCGCGGGGTGCCCGTGGGACTGGGTGCGCCCCGATTCGACTCGCTCTCGGCCCGCCTCGGCCAGGCGATGATGGCGGTTCCCGCGACGACGGCGTTCGAGTTCGGCCTCGGGCGCGAGGCCGCCGAGTGGACCGGCAAGGAGCGAAACGACGACTGGGAGTTCGGCCCGGACGGCGAGCCGAAACCCGTCGAGAACGACCACGGCGGCATCCAGGGCGGCATCAGCTCCGGCGAGCCGATCTACGGCGAGGTCACCCTCCACGCGCCGACGTCGATCCCGAAAGAACAGCAAACCGTCGACTGGGAGACCGGCGAGGTCGTCGACGACGCGCAGGTGATCGGCCGCCACGACCCGGTGTTGCCGCCGCGGGGCGTTCCCGTCGTCGAGGCGATGCTGGCGCTCACCCTCGTCGACTTCACCCTGCTCTCCGGGCGGCTCAACCCCGATCGCGTCGACGGAAACCCCGGTGAGTACGACACCGACTACCACCCGAGTAACCCGGCCAACGAGTAG